The Candidatus Hydrogenedens sp. DNA window CCAAAGCGAAACCATAAACAACCCCATCTTCTACACTTTCCGTTGCAAAAATCCTGTTTACAGCCACAACACCCAAAATAAAACAAAAAACAACAAATCTTAAATTACTATCATTAACCGCTGTATATATGTATCGAACATCTAACAGGAAAAATACAATAGACCATAGTAATATTAAAATAAGAAAGGGATTGATAATACTAAGAAGTGTATCGGTAAGTGTCCATTTTGCTTGAAAATCCATACCTCCAATTTTTTTGTTTCTTGTTAGATTTATATCTAAAAAATCTTCACGGACAGGAATTCGGGGTGGAGGCGTTTCTTCATTTGCTACTTTAGAAGAAGGCTTTTCTTCTTTTTCACTCCACGATAAACTGCCATCTTCCATCCATTCTGGAATTCTCATTATTAGACTCCAATCCTTTGAGGTGCTATATAAAACAAATCCTGTTCATGTTGTATATGAAAAACGAAAATTCCTAATTTTCCTAATTTGATAACTGCTTCTTGATAGGCATTGTCATCTTTAATAATAAAAACATTAACAATAAATCCCCTTGCTTTCATATTTTCAATAACTGAAGCAAGATCATCTGAAACTTGGGGAACTATTAAAACAAGAGCGTTATCTCTTGGAATATGAGGTGCAGTTATTTGTAAGAGATAAGTCATACTCACTATTTTATTGGGAACAATTCTCGCAAGATTTTCTAATATTTTTTGTAATTGAACAGGAGACCTTTTGGTAGGAACCATAAGAGGACTTATACGCTCTGGTTGTATTTCCTGGACCAATTTTGTAATCAGGTCATCACGAGCAAGAGATGTTTCGGAGTCTCTTTGGTATTTTGCTGTATCACTTGCATCAAGTCCATTGGTAACCAAACCTACAGGTTCACCGGAAAGGTAAAGAAGATAAGCAATAGAGGCTGTCGTTGTTATAGCCAATTCCATTCGTTCTTCTCGATTCTGTGGAAGGTAGTTATCTTCAAACATATCTATAGCAAGAGTGGCACCTAATACAGTTGCGGGTTCATAGGTTTTTACTTGTAATTTATTTGCTTTAGCAGAAACTTTCCAATGAATGGATTTTATGGGGTCTCCAGGCACATATTCCCGTATTCCATAAATTCGTGTTGGGTCTTCATAAATTTTATGGGACACTCTTACAGGTCCATGTGGTCTCCTCGTGGATACTTGAAAACTTTTTATATATACCACAGAAGGTAATACAGTTATATATTCTTGCTTATCATCTGTTCGGAAGCGTCTTTGTAATCCAAAGAAATCCCCTGTTTCTAACATCAAAGGACCAATCTTATGATAACCCCGTCTTGGAAATCGCAACTTGTAAGAAATTGTAACCATTTCATCAGGCATGAGCATTAAAAATTGTGCATTCGACCCTATACATTCACTTCCCGAAGGAATAATATCCTCCACATATACCCATGGTACAGGTAACCAAAATTTGTTACGAACAAAAACAGTTACTTCTACTTCCTGCCCTTCATTGATAATCAAAGGACCAACAGAGCGATTACACTCTATGATTTTTAACCATAACCTGTTCAGAAAATCAGAAATTACAAAAATCATCAAAAAAACATAAATTGCATAAACCAGATACATACTCTTGAATAAAAAGCCTAATGATAGGATAAATGCAAGTAAAATTATCCAGAATAGTTTTGATACAATATAATTTCGTTTATCCATTTACTTCCGTTCACATTTTTTTGACATAAAACATTAAAATCCTTAATAATTGATAAAATATTCTTTCATTATTGGTCAAAGTAATTCAAAAGAAATAAGTAATAAAATAAACTTATGCAAGGAGATTAAAAATGAGCCAAGAAATTAAAACCACAAAATTATTTGTAGGTAGTTGTGTAGCCCTTATAGCCACAGCAATGACCTTCGCTGTATTAAGTGCTATTATGAACCCCTTAAAGCAACAATTTCTTTTAACTAACGAACAGGTAGGTTGGATAGGTGGAGCCGGACTTTGGGGATTCCCTATATCCATTTTAATTTTTGGACCTCTCTGCTCCGTACTGGGAATTCGATTTTTACTTCGTCTTGCATTCCTATTTTTTGTTAGTGGTATATCCCTTATGATTTTTGCGAATGGTTTCTGGATGTTATTTTTTGGAGCATTAACAATTGCCTTTGCCAATGGACTTGTAGAAGGGGCTTGTAATCCATTAGTGGCTACTTTATATCCTGACCGAAAAACACAAAAGTTAAATCAATTTCATGTATGGTTTCCGGGTGGTATCGTGATTGGTGGATTGCTCTGTTATTTCCTTGACAAGGCAGGTATTACATCCTGGCAACTTAAAGTAGGTTCTATTTTAATTCCTGCATTCTCTTACGCGTTTATTATGCTCATGGAAAATTTTCCTGTAACAGAACGGGCTCAATCGGGTGTAAGTTTTGGTGAAATGATTAAAGAAACATTAGGGAGACCCTTATTTATCCTTTTATTTATCTGCATGATGATGACGGCTTCTGTTGAATTGGGACCCAATCGTTGGATTCCTTCTGTTCTCGAATCCGGTGGAATTCCGGGAATGTTGGTTTTAGTGTGGACAAGTCTATTAATGGCATTGTTAAGACAATTTTCGGGTCCTGTCGTAAACAAACTATCTCCAACGGGAATGTTGTTGAGTTCATCTATTTTATCGGGTATAGGGCTTTAC harbors:
- a CDS encoding DUF58 domain-containing protein is translated as MDKRNYIVSKLFWIILLAFILSLGFLFKSMYLVYAIYVFLMIFVISDFLNRLWLKIIECNRSVGPLIINEGQEVEVTVFVRNKFWLPVPWVYVEDIIPSGSECIGSNAQFLMLMPDEMVTISYKLRFPRRGYHKIGPLMLETGDFFGLQRRFRTDDKQEYITVLPSVVYIKSFQVSTRRPHGPVRVSHKIYEDPTRIYGIREYVPGDPIKSIHWKVSAKANKLQVKTYEPATVLGATLAIDMFEDNYLPQNREERMELAITTTASIAYLLYLSGEPVGLVTNGLDASDTAKYQRDSETSLARDDLITKLVQEIQPERISPLMVPTKRSPVQLQKILENLARIVPNKIVSMTYLLQITAPHIPRDNALVLIVPQVSDDLASVIENMKARGFIVNVFIIKDDNAYQEAVIKLGKLGIFVFHIQHEQDLFYIAPQRIGV
- a CDS encoding MFS transporter, which translates into the protein MSQEIKTTKLFVGSCVALIATAMTFAVLSAIMNPLKQQFLLTNEQVGWIGGAGLWGFPISILIFGPLCSVLGIRFLLRLAFLFFVSGISLMIFANGFWMLFFGALTIAFANGLVEGACNPLVATLYPDRKTQKLNQFHVWFPGGIVIGGLLCYFLDKAGITSWQLKVGSILIPAFSYAFIMLMENFPVTERAQSGVSFGEMIKETLGRPLFILLFICMMMTASVELGPNRWIPSVLESGGIPGMLVLVWTSLLMALLRQFSGPVVNKLSPTGMLLSSSILSGIGLYMLSFASTYTSIFIADTIFALGVCYFWPTMLGVAAERVPKGGEFALALLGVAGNIAVGLLTIPLMGRVADYYGHEKFDAQKTVAVVQEVSKVFPEYIKNKTGKELAAINTLIEDAKEVENYFATNKKLPEIKTANLLRAILLLAPEQSEISKSAKELLNPAELYGGRIAFRYVSALCIILVIVFGLIYGRDVMQGGYKAEKITG